A single region of the Brachypodium distachyon strain Bd21 chromosome 3, Brachypodium_distachyon_v3.0, whole genome shotgun sequence genome encodes:
- the LOC100830117 gene encoding uncharacterized protein LOC100830117 yields MESFTGWRCFFLALFLAFSAARGQLSTTFYANTCPGLSQIVRDNMTTAIAKDRRMGASILRLHFHDCFVLGCDASILLDDVGGVVGEKSAIPNVNSVRGYEVIDTIKASVESSCPGVVSCADILTLAARDGTFLLGGPSWDVALGRRDATTPASPNVALQNLPPFFASVGELITAFGNKGLTPRDMTALSGAHTVGSAQCMNFRDHIWKETNIDVSFANLRRSTCPATAPNGDGNLAPFDVQTELVFDNGYYKNLAVRKGLLHSDQELYNGGGPQSQAALVNQYSNNNKLFFDDFVVAMKKMGSIGTLTGNAGQIRRNCRLQSKGDRESLINSLCKVAMAWSTTTWHCLVALSLLSSAAYGQLNTKFYDYSCPHLEFIVRLSMFKAILTERRMGASLLRLHFHDCFVQGCDGSILLDDVPGKNFTGEKTAFPNVNSVRGFEVIDDIKRNVEYFCPGVVSCADILALAAREGTVLLGGPSWAVPLGRRDSTTASLDAANNDLPPPTLNLSALIQSFANKSLSARDLTALSGAHTIGFSQCLNFRDHVYNDTNIDPAFATLRRGNCPAAAPNGDTNLAPFDVQTQLRFDNAYYGNLLAKRGLIHSDQELFNGASQDALVQQYSANQALFFADFAAAMIKMGNLSPLTGNAGQIRRNCRAVNSS; encoded by the exons ATGGAGTCGTTCACAGGCTGGCGTTGCTTCTTCCTTGCGCTTTTCCTCGCCTTCTCTGCCGCCCGCGGGCAGCTCAGCACGACCTTCTACGCCAACACCTGCCCGGGCCTGTCGCAGATCGTGCGCGACAACATGACCACGGCCATCGCCAAGGACCGCCGCATGGGCGCCTCCATCCTCAGGCTCCActtccacgactgcttcgtCCTG GGTTGCGATGCGTCGATCCTTCTGGATGACGTGGGTGGCGTCGTGGGCGAGAAGAGCGCCATCCCGAACGTGAACTCCGTCCGCGGCTACGAGGTGATCGACACGATCAAGGCGAGCGTAGAGAGTTCCTGCCCAGGCGtcgtctcctgcgccgacatCCTCACCCTCGCCGCACGGGACGGAACCTTTCTG CTGGGCGGGCCAAGCTGGGACGTGGCGCTGGGCCGGCGCGACGcgacgacgccggcgagcCCGAACGTGGCGCTCCAGAACCTCCCGCCCTTCTTCGCCAGCGTCGGCGAGCTCATCACGGCGTTCGGCAACAAGGGCCTGACCCCGCGCGACATGACGGCGCTCTCCGGCGCGCACACCGTGGGATCCGCGCAGTGCATGAACTTCCGCGACCACATCTGGAAGGAAACAAACATCGACGTGTCGTTCGCAAACCTGCGCAGGAGCACCTGCCCCGCCACGGCGCCCAACGGCGACGGCAACCTGGCGCCCTTCGACGTGCAGACGGAGCTCGTCTTCGACAACGGATACTACAAGAACCTGGCAGTCAGGAAAGGCCTGCTCCACTCCGACCAGGAGCTCtacaacggcggcggcccgcaGTCGCAGGCCGCGCTGGTGAACCAgtacagcaacaacaacaagctcTTCTTTGATGACTTCGTCGTGGCCATGAAGAAGATGGGGAGCATCGGCACGCTCACCGGGAACGCCGGACAGATCAGGCGCAACTGTAGGCTT CAAAGCAAAGGCGATCGAGAGAGCTTAATTAACTCACTGTGCAAGGTCGCTATGGCTTGGTCCACTACGACCTGGCATTGCCTTGTTGCTCtttccctcctctcctccgccgcctacGGGCAGCTCAACACCAAGTTCTATGACTACAGCTGCCCGCACCTTGAGTTCATCGTGCGCCTCAGCATGTTCAAGGCCATCCTCACCGAGCGCCGGATGGGCGCATCCCTCCTCAGGCTCCACTTCCACGACTGCTTTGTTCAG GGATGTGACGGATCCATTCTTCTGGACGACGTGCCCGGGAAGAACTTCACCGGCGAGAAGACCGCGTTTCCGAACGTGAACTCCGTCCGCGGTTTCGAGGTCATCGACGACATCAAGAGGAACGTGGAGTACTTCTGCCCCGGCGTCGTTTCCTGCGCCGACatcctcgccctggccgcaCGGGAGGGCACCGTTCTG CTGGGCGGGCCAAGCTGGGCCGTGCCTCTGGGCCGGCGGGACTCGACAACGGCGAGCCTGGACGCAGCGAACAACGacctcccgccgccgacgctAAACCTCAGCGCGCTCATCCAGTCGTTCGCCAACAAGAGCCTGAGCGCGCGGGACCTGACGGCGCTCTCCGGCGCGCACACCATCGGCTTCTCGCAGTGCCTCAACTTCCGCGACCACGTCTACAACGACACCAACATCGACCCGGCGTTCGCGACTCTTCGCAGGGGCAACtgccccgccgcggcgcccaACGGCGACACCAACCTGGCGCCCTTCGACGTGCAGACGCAGCTCCGCTTCGACAACGCCTACTACGGCAACCTGCTCGCCAAGCGCGGCCTGATCCACTCCGACCAGGAGCTCTTCAACGGCGCCTCCCAGGACGCGCTCGTGCAGCAGTACAGCGCCAACCAGgcgctcttcttcgccgactTCGCGGCGGCCATGATCAAGATGGGGAACCTTAGCCCGCTCACCGGGAACGCCGGCCAGATCAGGCGCAACTGTAGGGCCGTCAACAGCAGCTGA